In a genomic window of Pelecanus crispus isolate bPelCri1 chromosome 1, bPelCri1.pri, whole genome shotgun sequence:
- the TSC22D1 gene encoding TSC22 domain family protein 1 isoform X1, whose translation MAHPAMFPRRGSSSSSSCVTAPTAPGTGVGSAALSAEDYQPPLLVQPPPPSPAASSSAGPQPTPPPPQSLNLLSQSQLQPQPLAQTGAQMKKKSGFQITSVTPAQISASMSSNNSIAEDTESYDDLDESHTEDLSSSEILDVSLSRATDLGEPERSSSEETLNNFQEAETPGAVSPNQPHLPQQHAPLPHHPQQSVVINGSVHPHHVHHHHHLHHHHHGHHHPSHPGVGSAPVSGGPPPSPSFRKLSTTGSSDSVIATAPVSAASSTGSPASVVSNIRTTSTPGNLGVSPATGTSTLNNMGGGSSSVASSMLGTINLSNITSTGNVNALSGTSSNVNVNILSGVGNGTSASSSVMNNVTNPTAGMAVGSSQQQPASGTSRFRVVKLDSSSEPFKKGRWTCTEFYDKENTVAVSEGVAVNKAVETIKQNPLEVTSERESTSGSSVSSNVSTLSHYTESVGSGEIGAPTVVQQQAFQGVGPQQMDFSSAAPPAIPASSIPQSVSQSQLAQVQLHSQEVNYPQQKPGVQPPAQASLTTVTGVQPAPVNILGVSPSLGHQQPAIQSMAQQQLPYSQPAQPVQTLPVVQQQQLQYGQQQQQQQQTVPTQMAAGHVKPVNQNSVTGAMPDYIQHQQILQTPAPAMQPSSTGVGAGQPVPIAQAQSMQPSVQAHPATAPAQPIAHAPAAIPGIGTSGQMLNVGQQGSVAAVVQPPSAANQIPPPVMPSTAAPPSSQVVQPVQTGIMQQGLQAGASGLPQQMVIAQQNTLLPVPPQAQGVESVVQGMTGQQLPAVSPIPSASTVPAPSQAGSAVPPGIPSASIGLGQPQNIAQASAVQNGNLAPSVSQPPLISTSIGMPVAQSVPQQIPLSSTQFPAQSLAQSTVSQTEDGRRPIEPSLVGLPQAASGESGVGASAVSDGGSSGMPSSASLFPLKVLPLTTPLVDGEDESSSGASVVAIDNKIEQAMDLVKSHLMYAVREEVEVLKEQIKELIEKNSQLEQENTLLKTLASPEQLAQFQAQLQTGSPPSSSQSQGTTQQPAQPASQGSGPSA comes from the coding sequence ATGGCGCACCCGGCAATGTTTCCTAGAAGgggcagcagcagtagcagcagctgCGTTACTGCTCCCACTGCACCAGGTACCGGCGTTGGGAGCGCTGCCCTCTCTGCCGAGGATTATCAGCCGCCTTTGCTGGTCCAGCCACcgcctccatctcctgcagcatcTTCATCAGCGGGTCCACAGCCGACACCCCCTCCTCCACAAAGCCTGAACCTCCTCTCGCAGTCTCAGCTCCAGCCGCAGCCTCTTGCCCAGACTGGAgctcaaatgaaaaagaaaagtggctTCCAAATTACCAGTGTGACCCCCGCTCAAATATCAGCTAGTATGAGCTCTAATAACAGCATAGCAGAGGATACAGAAAGCTACGATGACCTGGATGAGTCCCACACTGAAGACCTGTCGTCTTCAGAAATATTGGATGTTTCTTTATCCAGGGCCACTGACTTGGGAGAACCTGAGAGGAGCTCCTCTGAAGAGACTTTAAATAACTTCCAAGAGGCAGAGACTCCTGGGGCTGTTTCTCCAAACCAGCCTCATCTTCCTCAGCAGCATGCTCCTCTGCCTCATCACCCACAGCAGAGTGTTGTGATCAACGGAAGTGTTCACCCCCATCACGTtcatcaccaccaccatcttcaccaccaccatcatGGACACCATCATCCATCGCATCCTGGGGTGGGCAGTGCCCCGGTTTCTGGAGGACCACCGCCCAGTCCATCGTTTAGAAAACTATCAACAACTGGAAGCTCTGACAGTGTTATAGCAACTGCACCAGTTTCTGCTGCATCATCCACTGGTTCCCCGGCATCTGTCGTGTCTAATATCCGCACTACAAGTACTCCTGGCAATTTAGGTGTAAGTCCTGCTACTGGAACTAGTACCTTAAATAATATGGGCGGCGGTAGTTCTAGCGTGGCAAGCAGCATGCTTGGTACTATAAATTTAAGCAACATCACGAGTACTGGTAATGTAAATGCTTTGTCTGGAACTAGCAGCAATGTTAATGTGAATATCTTGAGTGGTGTTGGCAATGGTACGAGTGCTTCCTCTAGTGTCATGAACAATGTTACTAATCCAACTGCAGGAATGGCAGTGGGATcaagccagcagcagcctgcatcTGGCACGTCAAGGTTTAGGGTTGTAAAATTAGATTCTAGTTCTGAACCTTTCAAAAAAGGTAGATGGACATGCACTGAATTCTATGATAAAGAAAACACTGTTGCAGTTTCAGAAGGAGTAGCAGTAAACAAAGCAGTAGAGACGATAAAACAAAACCCGCTTGAAGTGACTTCTGAAAGGGAGAGCACCAGTGGGAGTTCTGTTAGCAGCAATGTAAGCACACTGAGTCACTATACAGAAAGTGTGGGAAGTGGAGAAATAGGAGCACCTACTGTGGTACAGCAGCAAGCGTTTCAAGGTGTGGGTCCGCAGCAGATGGATTTTAGCAGCGCTGCTCCTCCGGCAATTCCAGCATCTAGTATACCACAGAGTGTTTCTCAATCACAGCTTGCACAAGTCCAGCTGCATTCTCAAGAAGTAAACTATCCACAGCAGAAGCCAGGGGTCCAACCTCCTGCACAGGCCAGTCTAACCACTGTTACTGGGGTTCAGCCAGCCCCAGTTAATATACTAGGTGTATCCCCATCTCTGGGCCACCAGCAACCTGCCATTCAAAGTATGGCTCAACAGCAACTACCGTATTCTCAGCCGGCGCAGCCTGTGCAGACTTTGCCAGttgtacagcagcagcagttgcagtatgggcaacagcagcagcagcagcaacagacAGTTCCTACGCAGATGGCCGCAGGTCACGTTAAGCCGGTGAACCAAAACTCAGTTACGGGTGCTATGCCAGACTACATTCAACATCAGCAGATCCTTCAGACTCCAGCCCCTGCCATGCAGCCCAGTTCTACAGGAGTAGGAGCGGGGCAACCGGTTCCCATTGCCCAGGCACAGAGCATGCAGCCTTCAGTACAAGCACATCCAGCCActgccccagctcagcccatTGCACATGCTCCAGCAGCGATACCAGGTATAGGTACCAGTGGTCAAATGCTGAATGTTGGGCAGCAAGGAAGCGTAGCCGCTGTGGTGCAACCACCATCTGCTGCAAACCAAATTCCACCGCCAGTCATGCCGTCGACGGCTGCTCCTCCATCTTCACAAGTAGTGCAGCCTGTGCAGACAGGAATAATGCAGCAGGGATTACAGGCTGGCGCTTCAGGCCTTCCTCAGCAAATGGTCATTGCTCAGCAAAACACCTTGTTACCTGTACCGCCGCAGGCACAAGGAGTGGAATCTGTAGTCCAAGGGATGActggccagcagctgcctgcggTTAGCCCTATACCTTCTGCTAGTACTGTTCCTGCACCAAGTCAAGCTGGTTCAGCTGTGCCTCCTGGCATACCTTCTGCTTCTATAGGTTTGGGACAGCCACAGAATATAGCACAAGCTTCGGCTGTGCAGAACGGGAATTTGGCTCCAAGTGTTAGTCAACCTCCCTTGATATCAACAAGTATAGGTATGCCAGTGGCACAGAGTGTGCCACAGCAGATACCGCTAAGCTCTACCCAGTTCCCCGCACAATCACTAGCTCAGTCAACTGTAAGCCAAACTGAAGATGGCAGACGCCCTATAGAGCCTTCCTTAGTGGGTTTACCTCAAGCTGCCAGTGGCGAGAGTGGTGTTGGAGCATCAGCCGTTTCAGATGGCGGTAGCAGCGGCATGCCAtcctctgcctctctctttccacTGAAGGTGCTGCCATTGACAACGCCCCTCGTAGATGGTGAGGATGAGAG